The following coding sequences lie in one Timaviella obliquedivisa GSE-PSE-MK23-08B genomic window:
- a CDS encoding rhomboid family intramembrane serine protease yields the protein MLIVTWGLNLINWVFLGNALHWFGLRPRTLVGLLGIVFSPFLHSSIVHLLGNSLVFFVLGWMVLYRGSADFVIVTMIVALAEGLGVWLFGRSANHIGGSGVIFGYFGFLLFGSFFDQDLTALVLSLAVGIFYWWMLPGIMPSDDRSISWEGHLFGFLGGVVAAQLLPLIRGFYI from the coding sequence ATTTTAATCGTAACTTGGGGCTTGAACCTGATTAACTGGGTTTTTCTAGGCAATGCGCTCCATTGGTTTGGGCTGCGCCCTAGAACCTTGGTTGGATTGCTGGGCATTGTCTTTAGTCCATTTCTGCACAGCAGTATCGTGCATTTGTTAGGAAACTCTCTGGTTTTCTTTGTGCTGGGGTGGATGGTTCTCTATCGGGGTTCCGCTGATTTTGTCATCGTTACGATGATTGTGGCATTGGCTGAAGGGCTGGGCGTATGGCTATTTGGGCGATCGGCTAACCACATCGGCGGCAGCGGGGTCATCTTCGGCTACTTTGGCTTTTTGCTGTTTGGCAGTTTTTTTGACCAAGACTTGACGGCGCTAGTTTTATCACTGGCAGTGGGCATTTTCTACTGGTGGATGCTGCCCGGCATCATGCCAAGTGACGATCGCAGCATTTCCTGGGAAGGACATCTGTTTGGTTTTTTAGGTGGCGTAGTAGCCGCCCAACTTTTGCCTTTGATTCGTGGCTTTTATATCTAA
- a CDS encoding DUF3386 domain-containing protein, translated as MTEAKGNDQAREIFRAAYENRYTWDHNFPGYTADVSLKRGDEVYTGQVRLPADGMKAEVTNVADEQAKKEIAEQAWEIGVHRVRRTFEQTHGQNVFKLGETDKTGAVEIFVEGKAMGDRYKVRDNEVCLVHRHIGNVVVTINTYTSHKTGEGYLSHRYDSAYHDAATGEAKGESDFEDTYEKVGDYYILTKRLICSTQNGEDVTHEYSFSNVRLLQPAIV; from the coding sequence ATGACAGAAGCAAAGGGAAATGACCAAGCCCGTGAGATTTTTCGGGCGGCTTACGAAAACCGCTATACCTGGGATCATAACTTTCCAGGCTATACTGCCGATGTGAGCTTGAAGCGAGGAGATGAGGTTTATACCGGGCAAGTGCGCCTACCTGCTGATGGAATGAAGGCAGAGGTCACGAATGTAGCTGATGAGCAAGCTAAAAAAGAGATTGCTGAGCAGGCTTGGGAAATTGGGGTTCATCGCGTGCGGCGCACCTTTGAGCAAACCCACGGACAAAATGTATTCAAGCTAGGCGAAACTGATAAAACGGGCGCTGTAGAAATATTTGTAGAAGGAAAGGCGATGGGCGATCGCTACAAAGTCCGCGATAACGAAGTGTGCTTAGTTCATCGCCACATTGGCAATGTTGTCGTGACCATTAACACCTACACTAGCCACAAAACGGGCGAAGGCTACCTTTCTCACCGCTATGACTCGGCTTACCACGATGCGGCAACAGGCGAAGCTAAGGGCGAAAGTGACTTTGAAGATACCTACGAAAAAGTAGGAGATTACTACATTTTGACCAAGCGACTCATTTGCTCAACTCAAAATGGAGAAGACGTAACTCACGAGTACAGCTTCTCCAATGTTCGCTTGCTTCAGCCTGCGATCGTTTAA